A window from Chromatiaceae bacterium encodes these proteins:
- a CDS encoding cytochrome c, class I: MGRIAKGYRSGQLQRMALHFGSTPWTGVQGAFDEELAKQGKVLHDKYCEKCHEQNGHFQDRDTPPIAGQAKGYLYYQMIDYRGSSKDLPRPPIMQERLEKLSDGDLLALAEFYASNPLPGGTSDGK, encoded by the coding sequence ATGGGGCGGATTGCCAAGGGTTACAGAAGCGGCCAACTGCAGCGCATGGCGCTGCACTTCGGCAGTACGCCTTGGACCGGGGTGCAGGGCGCATTCGACGAGGAACTGGCGAAGCAGGGAAAGGTGCTGCATGACAAGTATTGCGAGAAGTGCCACGAACAGAACGGCCATTTTCAGGACAGGGATACGCCACCGATAGCGGGGCAGGCGAAGGGCTACCTCTACTACCAGATGATCGACTACCGGGGATCTTCGAAAGATCTGCCGAGGCCGCCCATCATGCAGGAGCGATTGGAAAAGCTTTCTGACGGTGATCTGCTGGCCTTGGCTGAGTTCTATGCAAGCAATCCACTACCGGGCGGTACGTCGGACGGCAAATGA
- a CDS encoding cytochrome-c peroxidase — MNPLKRAISISLIGAATLGGGAALAEEPITPIRPAQEINLAQAELGKKLYFDPRLSKSGFISCNSCHNLSMGGTDNLKTSIGDHWQQGPINAPTVLNSSLNVAQFWDGRAADLKAQAGGPIANPGEMAFTHTLAVQLLKSIPGYVNEFKLVFGSDDVDIDMVTDAIAEFEKTLVTPNSPFDKWLLGDKDALTADEQAGYKLFKDSGCTACHNGSAAGGNTFQKMGIVEPYKSTSPAEGLVAVTGKDADRFKFKVPTLRNVEMTYPYFHDGEAETLTEAVDIMGRLQLGKKFTDQENAQIVAFLKSMTGDQPSFALPILPPSSEKTPLPNPWAK, encoded by the coding sequence ATGAATCCGTTGAAGCGTGCAATCTCGATTAGCCTGATCGGCGCTGCGACCCTGGGCGGCGGCGCTGCCTTGGCCGAAGAACCGATTACCCCGATCCGCCCGGCACAGGAAATCAACCTGGCCCAAGCGGAGCTGGGCAAAAAACTGTACTTCGACCCGCGGTTATCCAAATCCGGCTTCATCTCCTGCAACTCCTGTCACAACCTGAGCATGGGCGGTACCGACAACCTCAAAACCTCGATCGGTGACCACTGGCAGCAGGGCCCCATCAATGCCCCCACCGTCCTCAACTCCAGTCTCAACGTGGCGCAGTTCTGGGACGGCCGTGCGGCTGACTTGAAAGCACAGGCCGGTGGACCCATTGCCAATCCCGGCGAGATGGCTTTCACTCACACCTTGGCGGTGCAGCTGTTGAAGTCGATCCCGGGTTACGTGAACGAGTTCAAGCTGGTCTTCGGCAGTGATGACGTAGATATCGATATGGTCACCGATGCCATCGCAGAATTCGAGAAGACGCTGGTGACCCCGAACTCTCCCTTCGACAAATGGTTGCTGGGTGACAAGGATGCGCTGACCGCCGATGAGCAGGCCGGCTACAAGCTGTTCAAGGACAGCGGCTGCACCGCCTGCCACAACGGTTCTGCGGCGGGTGGAAATACCTTCCAGAAGATGGGTATCGTCGAGCCGTACAAGAGCACCAGCCCAGCTGAAGGCCTGGTGGCTGTGACCGGTAAAGATGCAGACCGCTTCAAGTTCAAGGTACCGACCTTGCGCAACGTGGAAATGACCTACCCCTACTTCCACGACGGTGAGGCCGAGACACTCACCGAGGCTGTCGACATCATGGGCCGCCTGCAGCTCGGCAAGAAGTTCACCGACCAGGAGAATGCCCAGATCGTGGCCTTCCTCAAGTCCATGACGGGCGATCAGCCGAGTTTTGCACTGCCGATACTGCCGCCGTCTTCCGAGAAGACCCCACTGCCGAATCCGTGGGCGAAATAA